The DNA window TCTTTCTCGGTCTCTATCTGAAAACAACCAAAATAATTGAACGACCAAAAcggtaaataaagaaaagttccGAAAAGCTGAATGTTAGACTACTGTCCAGAAGTTAATGTCGATTTTTTCAGTGCCGGAATTTAGAttcttgtttaaaaaaagcatcatTTTCTGAACGACTTTCGGATAGCAGTGCGAAGTAAACCAGTTACTATGAACACTCTACCATTTTATTAGCCTCTGACCTTCAAACACGAAATGATAAAGGATTCAGCTGTCAATTGTTAGAGTGGAAAGAGCTTGAACGAATGCGCAGCTCAGTGCTGGTTCCAAACGCTTCACTGTAATGCTTTGTTCTAACAAACTATGTTCCACAAGCCAACAAAAATCTCATGAAACTTCCCCGCGCAACAAACccaaattgctttttttgccaGTCAACCAGAGATCACTTGtcgagtttttctttgaagaaaaagcacTCTAAAAATAAGCGTGCAAAACTTCTTCAAAGTGTTTGCGTTCACGACGCCCGATTTCTAGTCTTCAACAATAGCTTAAAGTGCTAATACAGCACTTGAaattaagagttttttttagcgcatgaacaaaataaagtgagaaaaaactgaattattCAGTGCTCACTTCAGTGAACACAATGACTAGAGAATACCATGGTCAATGAAGCATGCAACTGCTACAGATTTGCGCATGAAAACACACGCCAACTTGTTCACATGAGAACACGGAAAATGAAAGTCTCGTACTGTGTTaattctttaaaggcatcacctcactgaggtgatgcagatttcaggtggagtattcgtatacgggatgggagactttGGAGAAGGGGgaggggattccgtccatttctttctaattgccgtataaaacggcccggaagatacggcttcaggcgttctggcacattattttctacaaggagttcgactggagcgcgccaaccttgtgcggcgccgcatcttccgagccgttttttaacggcaattaagaagaaatggaaggaagtcctccatagtctcccatcccgtatacgaatactcaacctgaaacccgtaccacctcagaatcgtggagtgatgcctttaaaaaaaataaaagcaagcTTATATCTGAGTAGTAGGTACAGTGGAAGAAAAGTAGAGTAGTCGTTCTAGAAAGAGACAAGGAGAGTAGTAGTTTTACAaagaaagtctagaaaatgTTCACAACATCTGATATTAGAAATGATATGATATGGATATCTTGTGGTACAATGTTTGTTGCACCAAATACCTTTGTGTTCGTCAAAATTGGCAATAATTCTGTACAATTCGTATCAaatgaaaaagcagaaatagcaatgaaattcttttcacAAAAGATAAGAAAGGTCTAACGAGAGGCAGAATAGCCCAGAGAAGAAATAGGACCAACTGAGAGAAATGCGTAGTAGGGAAAACGTATCCGGATTTCTTTCTCTCCGAATAATTTATCACCGAGCCTACAACGACTTGCAATCATGAGTTGCTCGGATTCGAAATGCACAAATCTCGATTCTGCTTCACCAAAAATCCGTGGGTGTTGTTTCTCCATagttccccccccccccctcctccGAACAAGTAAATTCGCAATAAACTTACCCTACAGATGGAGacaatattttggaaaattttagaTGCCGTGTTTTATCCGCTAGCAGATGGATTTTAGGCCGTATAGcaaagtcaaaacgacaagaagcgcggtgcagttgcctaaaaggttgtgctcgaagcggtggagcatagTGGCTGGGATCGAGCGAGCACCCTTACTACCACCATTCACTGGTacagttcgcgacggtcccaccacAATTCCAACcgttgcgctccaccgcaccacttcgagagcaaccgcttacgcaactgcacagtgcttcatgtctctCTAACCCCACTATGGCTTGCAAATATCATGCtgaaaaaacacagaaatcaGCGCCTACCTGACTAATTAGGTTCCTATTGACAGTTTCCTATTAAGAACTCTAATGGTCCCGGATATTGGGGACtattcgtttaaaggcatcaccccatggaTCTGGGGTGCTATGGAATTCCGAtgactatacggggtcgtagattacagaaacggatgggataacgctcatttcttcctaattcgcgtgaaaaaacggcccagaaccTCGAGCATTCCGGGACGCTGTTGTCTACGACGAGTTTTATTCGAGTGCACcaccctcgtgcacgcgccgcatctgcgggggcgtttttttaaagggaattaagaagaaatgagcgttatcGCATCCGTTTCagcaatctactaccccgtacaGTCTTTAGCCatcagaaatccataccaccccagattcgtggagatATGCCTCTAAGCAAAATAGAAATTGCGGACCCTTTCTATTAAAGCAAAGGAGGAATATTAAGGCAGAGTCACCTAAAGCGGCCCGGGGCCGCCCGGGGTATGGTGGGTCCTCCCCGCTCAACCAAACCAAAAAAGGGTTCCGCGCCCTCCCggccaaagaaaaaagaagggggggggggagatgTGTTCTTCAGAGGCTAGGGCGTACCCCGGAAGCGACGCGCGTTGTCCTCGCCCAGGCATGTGGCAATATGCGGGGGCTACCAGCTAGAAgacgaagccggccaaagaagttagtccgccatcgccagcaatATCCAGTGCGtgcacttaacgttgggacgcttactggaagaagtcgtgaactggcagacagtctcagaaaacgccgtgttgacatatgttatgtacaggagactcgctggaaaggctccaaggcaaGGGTATTAGGCTATGGCTACAAGCagatctaccacggcacatcaaatcgcaatggcgttggcgtcatattgaacgagtcgtttagaaatagcgtcacagcggtggatcgactatcggatcgcttgatggctgtaaaagtagatacaggagaagttgaattgcgagtcgtctctgcttatgcgccacaggcgggctgtagtgaagaagagaaggcgtgcttttgggaagatctagagcagtacgtccaatcactggaagcgaagaaatacttttaatcggaggagacttcaacggacagtcggttctcggaaagacggattcgagagttgtcgtggtggatacggctatggagctcgtaacgacgacgggttgcgaatcctggagtatgctgttgcaagtgacttgatcattgctaacacg is part of the Necator americanus strain Aroian chromosome V, whole genome shotgun sequence genome and encodes:
- a CDS encoding hypothetical protein (NECATOR_CHRV.G18791.T1); its protein translation is MRGLPARRRSRPKKLVRHRQQYPVRALNVGTLTGRSRELADSLRKRRVDICYVQETRWKGSKARVLGYGYKQIYHGTSNRNGVGVILNESFRNSVTAVDRLSDRLMAVKVDTGEVELRVVSAYAPQAGCSEEEKACFWEDLEQYVQSLEAKKYF
- a CDS encoding hypothetical protein (NECATOR_CHRV.G18791.T2), yielding MYRRLAGKAPRQGNSVTAVDRLSDRLMAVKVDTGEVELRVVSAYAPQAGCSEEEKACFWEDLEQRLQRTVGSRKDGFESCRGGYGYGARNDDGLRILEYAVASDLIIANTQYRKRKSHLITYTSGGRETQIDFWMLRRRDRRLLQDSKSSLQIMSLPNTICSLWT